Within Halococcus sediminicola, the genomic segment ACGACTGACCGCGAACCGGCCGTCGCAACGGATGGAGGAACACCGAGCGAATCGGGAGGGAAACCATGAGCGTCGGTCGGCTGCGGTCGGCGGTCACGGGCAGCGGCCTCAGACGCGGCCTCGCCTACGGACTGGGCGCGCTGGTCGCCATCGCCGCACTCTACGGACTCGTCTTCCCCGAAACGCTCGCCGGCGACCTGCTGGGACTGGCGACCAGCGAGAGCACGCTCGGGGCGGCGCTCCGGCTCGCGGTACCCATTGCCTGTGCGGCCGTCGGCGGCATCTTCGCCGAGAAGGCCGGTGTCATCAACATCGGACTGGAGGGACTGTTGATCATCTCGGCCTTTACAGGGGTGTTCGTCACCGACGCGGTCGGCTCGGTCTTCTCGATACCCAGTATCTGGGTCGGCTTCGTCGCCGGTGTGCTCGCCAGCACGCTGCTGTCGCTGCTGTTCGCGGTTGTCTGCATCGAATTCCGGGCGGACCAGATCATCGCCGGACTCGCCGTCTGGCTCATCGCGCTCGGGCTTGCACCCTTCGCGGCCACGGTCGTCTACGGCAGCGTCAACACCGCCAGCGTGGGCACGCTCGGCACGTGGACGATTCCCGTGCTCTCGGAGCTACCGTTCGTCGGCCCGGTCCTGTTCGACGCCAGCCCGACGGTCTATCTGATGTTCGTCGTCGTCGGCGGCGGCTGGTACGTGCTCAATCGGACCTCGTTCGGCCGGCACGTGCGCGCGAGCGGCGAGAACCCGAAAGCACTCGACACCGCCGGCGTCGACGTGACGCGGGTGCGCTATCTGGCCATCACCCTCTCGGGCGTGCTCGCGGGCATCGGCGGCGTCGGCCTCTCGCTCGGGCAGGTCGGCCAGTTCATCGGCAACGGCCAGACGATGGTCAACGGTCGGGGGTTCATCGCCATCGTCGCCTATCTGTTCGGGAACTACAACCCAATCGGCGCGTTCGGGGCCGCAGTGCTCTTTGCGGGCCTCGATGCGCTCCAGCTTCGCCTCCAGCAGATCCCGGCCTACATGGTGCCCGGGTCGCTCATCCAGACGATACCCTACATCACCGTGATAGTCGTCCTCGCGCTCGTCGGGCGCACGCGCGTTCCCTCGGCGGCCGGCGAGCACTACGAATCCGGCGAGGACTGAGCGGTCGACGGTTCGACCACACGCTTCGAGTGTTACGAGCGGTGGGTTGATGACGGCCGCACCGGTAGGGTGGGTATGCGCGTTCGTGACTGGCAAGATATTTTGGAGGAGGTTGTCGATTCGGGAGCCGACGCGGGCGACTGGCGGGCGGTCGCGGGCAACCGTGATCGGGGCATCGGCGAGGACATGTATATCGGCCACCCCGCCGCCGGCGTCTTTCAGCTCAAAACCTACGCGAAGAATCCATACGAAGTGCACGGCGTCGGCACGCAGGTGGCTCGCCGCATCGACGACGACCTCGACCCGCTCTTTCCCGACGCGGCGGCGGGTCGCTTCGGCGTCCAGTCCCCAGTCGAGGACGAACGGGAGGCCAAAGCGGCGGCAAACAGGTTAGAGGGTGTGCTCGAAGCCCACTCGGAAGCGCCGACGACCGGGGACGACCTCTTCGAGGACGTGATGGGTGCGCTCGACAGCCCCGCCTACGGTCCGATCGAACACGATAGCTACGGCCGCCCGGACGGACTCGACGACCTCTCGGGGGAGTTCGCGGAGGCCGAACGCCTGCTGAACGCCGAACTCGACGATCTCGTGAACGAGGACGAGACGAATCGCGGCTTCCAATAGGCGTAAACCGCATCGTCGCTTTCGCCCGGTATGAGC encodes:
- a CDS encoding ABC transporter permease; protein product: MSVGRLRSAVTGSGLRRGLAYGLGALVAIAALYGLVFPETLAGDLLGLATSESTLGAALRLAVPIACAAVGGIFAEKAGVINIGLEGLLIISAFTGVFVTDAVGSVFSIPSIWVGFVAGVLASTLLSLLFAVVCIEFRADQIIAGLAVWLIALGLAPFAATVVYGSVNTASVGTLGTWTIPVLSELPFVGPVLFDASPTVYLMFVVVGGGWYVLNRTSFGRHVRASGENPKALDTAGVDVTRVRYLAITLSGVLAGIGGVGLSLGQVGQFIGNGQTMVNGRGFIAIVAYLFGNYNPIGAFGAAVLFAGLDALQLRLQQIPAYMVPGSLIQTIPYITVIVVLALVGRTRVPSAAGEHYESGED